A region of Vibrio porteresiae DSM 19223 DNA encodes the following proteins:
- a CDS encoding alkene reductase — MTKVLFESVPLNGTLTLKNRIVMAPLTRCMADDDLVPTQAMADYYERRADAGLIISEATIIRPDGQGYPNTPGLFTQPQIDGWKKVTSAVHSKGGKIFAQLWHTGRVAHPAFFDGEYVLAPSAIAFDGTVPRRRDLVYTTPKAATSAEIAQLVQDYAQAAQNAIDAGFDGVEIHGANGYLLDQFLHFDTNHRQDEFGETPANMARFPLQVVDAVIAKIGGDRTGLRLSPGGYAHMTADPRDRAVFDYLLAELEQRPLAYLHEGMFDDSMEFDFLGGRVSEYMRSQYSKTLIAVGGYSAETGAKAIAAGKFDLIAIGRPFIANPDYVARVKQGEPLKEYDAAMLDELI, encoded by the coding sequence ATGACTAAAGTATTGTTTGAATCCGTGCCGCTTAATGGCACGTTAACCCTGAAAAACCGCATTGTAATGGCACCATTGACTCGCTGTATGGCAGACGATGACTTGGTTCCTACGCAGGCGATGGCTGATTATTACGAACGTCGTGCCGATGCGGGTTTGATTATTTCTGAAGCCACCATCATCCGCCCTGATGGTCAAGGTTATCCAAACACTCCTGGGTTATTTACCCAACCACAAATCGACGGTTGGAAGAAAGTGACTTCAGCAGTGCACAGCAAAGGCGGCAAAATTTTTGCTCAGTTGTGGCATACCGGACGCGTTGCTCATCCTGCCTTTTTTGATGGTGAATATGTGTTAGCACCATCGGCGATTGCATTTGATGGTACGGTTCCTCGTCGTCGTGATTTGGTGTACACCACACCTAAAGCGGCTACGAGTGCAGAGATTGCTCAATTGGTTCAAGACTATGCACAAGCTGCGCAAAACGCGATTGATGCAGGTTTTGATGGTGTGGAAATCCATGGTGCGAACGGCTATCTACTTGATCAGTTCCTGCACTTTGATACCAACCATCGTCAAGATGAATTTGGTGAAACGCCAGCCAACATGGCGCGTTTCCCTTTGCAAGTGGTTGATGCTGTGATTGCCAAAATTGGCGGTGATCGCACTGGCCTGCGTCTCTCTCCTGGTGGTTATGCTCATATGACAGCCGATCCTCGCGACCGTGCCGTATTTGATTATTTGCTAGCCGAACTAGAACAGCGTCCGCTGGCATACCTGCATGAAGGGATGTTTGATGACTCGATGGAATTTGATTTCCTCGGCGGACGAGTGTCTGAGTACATGCGCAGCCAATACTCCAAAACGTTAATCGCTGTTGGTGGTTATTCAGCAGAAACTGGTGCGAAAGCCATTGCTGCTGGCAAGTTTGATCTGATTGCCATTGGTCGTCCATTTATTGCAAACCCAGATTACGTGGCTCGCGTTAAACAAGGCGAACCACTCAAAGAATACGACGCAGCAATGTTAGATGAGCTGATCTAA